The following are from one region of the Chromobacterium phragmitis genome:
- the rtcR gene encoding RNA repair transcriptional activator RtcR: MRSKVAIGFLGTVLDNGGYGAARWRKWRPSVGICRQPQLPLARLELLHDNHHRKLAEQTARDIAEASPGTEVRLHALNLEDPWDFGEMYSALDDFAGRYPFDADHEDYLLHITTGTHVAQICWFLLAESRRIPARLLQSSPTRQDNDFAGLVSVIDLDLARYDRIASRFAQQSEDTVAFLKSGIATRNPRFNRMIEQIERVAARSSAPILLRGPTGAGKSQLARRLYEVKKARHQLAGRFVEVNCATLRGDSAMSALFGHVKGAFTGALSERAGLLRGADDGLLFLDEIGELGLDEQAMLLKAIEEKRFFPFGGDREATSDFQLVCGTMRDLRQWVRDGKFREDLYARINLWNFELPALAERREDIEPNLEFELARHAGEQGRHARFNAEARRGYLDFALSPQARWPGNFRELSASVTRMATLADAGRIDDAVVDEEIQRLRREWQDEGGDSAALAPLSAERQAALDLFDRAQLEAVLRVCRQADSLSDAGRRLFAMSRLDKANPNDADRLRKYLARFGLSWQAIRESGRV, translated from the coding sequence ATGCGCAGCAAGGTGGCGATAGGGTTTCTGGGCACGGTACTGGACAACGGCGGCTACGGCGCGGCGCGCTGGCGCAAATGGCGGCCCAGCGTCGGCATCTGCCGCCAGCCGCAGTTGCCGCTGGCGCGGCTGGAGCTGCTGCACGACAACCACCACCGGAAACTGGCGGAGCAGACCGCGCGCGACATCGCGGAAGCGTCTCCCGGCACCGAGGTGAGGCTGCATGCGCTGAACCTGGAAGACCCGTGGGATTTCGGCGAAATGTACTCGGCGCTGGACGATTTCGCCGGCCGCTACCCGTTCGACGCAGACCACGAGGACTACCTGCTGCACATCACCACCGGCACCCACGTCGCGCAGATTTGCTGGTTCCTGCTGGCAGAATCGCGCCGCATCCCGGCGCGGCTGCTGCAAAGCTCGCCGACCCGGCAGGACAACGACTTCGCCGGGCTGGTCAGCGTGATCGATCTGGACCTGGCCCGCTACGACCGCATCGCCAGCCGCTTCGCGCAGCAAAGCGAGGACACCGTGGCCTTCCTCAAGTCCGGCATCGCCACCCGCAACCCGCGCTTCAACCGCATGATCGAGCAGATCGAGCGGGTGGCCGCGCGCTCGTCCGCCCCCATCCTGCTGCGCGGCCCCACCGGCGCCGGCAAGAGCCAGCTGGCTCGACGTCTGTACGAGGTGAAAAAGGCCCGCCATCAGCTGGCCGGCCGCTTCGTCGAGGTCAACTGCGCCACCTTGCGCGGCGACAGCGCGATGTCGGCGCTGTTCGGCCACGTCAAAGGCGCCTTCACCGGCGCGCTGAGCGAGCGGGCCGGCCTGCTGCGCGGCGCTGACGACGGCCTGCTGTTCCTGGACGAGATCGGCGAACTGGGGCTGGACGAGCAAGCGATGCTGCTGAAGGCGATCGAAGAAAAACGCTTCTTTCCTTTCGGCGGCGACCGCGAGGCGACCAGCGACTTCCAGCTGGTGTGCGGCACCATGCGCGACCTGCGGCAATGGGTGCGCGATGGCAAGTTCCGCGAGGACTTGTACGCGCGCATCAATCTGTGGAATTTCGAACTGCCCGCCCTGGCCGAACGGCGCGAGGACATCGAGCCCAACCTGGAATTCGAACTGGCGCGCCACGCCGGCGAGCAGGGACGCCACGCGCGTTTCAACGCCGAGGCCCGCCGCGGCTACCTGGACTTCGCGCTGTCGCCGCAGGCGCGCTGGCCGGGCAATTTCCGCGAGCTGTCGGCATCGGTGACGCGGATGGCCACGCTGGCCGACGCTGGCCGCATCGACGACGCGGTGGTGGACGAGGAAATCCAGCGCCTGCGGCGCGAGTGGCAAGATGAGGGCGGCGACTCGGCCGCGCTCGCGCCGCTGAGCGCGGAGCGGCAAGCTGCGCTTGACCTGTTCGACCGCGCGCAACTGGAGGCCGTGCTGCGCGTCTGCCGCCAGGCGGACTCGCTGTCCGACGCCGGCCGCCGCCTGTTCGCCATGTCGCGGCTGGACAAGGCCAACCCCAACGACGCCGACCGGCTGCGCAAATACCTGGCGCGCTTCGGCCTGAGCTGGCAGGCGATCCGAGAGTCCGGCCGGGTCTGA
- a CDS encoding slipin family protein, giving the protein MKLWRTFLVKKNERGLLLRDGDFVAILQPGEYPYFDPRQRYAVEPCPLRKGRFQHALADYLREHEPALLDEHFHVVEIGDEEVGLRLEQGSLAEILPPGSRGLYWKDAAALEVRKADLRQGCEVAAEWLPRLTQGSLRGNPVAGLAGVLNVQVPAWHCGVLRVDGDAPRLLQPGRYGFWRFNRELEVDLVDTRLQPLEVSGQEILTRDKVGLRINLAANWRYADVALAFAKLAKPADHVYRELQFGLRAAVGERTLDQLLEDKKQLDEVVLAHMQDKLAGFGVEVSSLGVKDVVLPGDMKQLLAQVVEAEKAAQANVIRRREETGATRSLLNTAKVMEDNPTALRLKELETLERLAERIDKISVFGGLDQLLNGLVKIKA; this is encoded by the coding sequence ATGAAACTGTGGCGAACATTCCTGGTGAAGAAGAACGAACGCGGCCTGTTGCTGCGCGACGGCGATTTCGTGGCGATCCTGCAGCCGGGCGAATACCCATACTTCGATCCGCGCCAGCGTTACGCGGTGGAGCCGTGCCCGCTGCGCAAGGGCCGTTTCCAGCACGCGCTGGCCGATTATCTGCGCGAGCATGAGCCGGCGCTGCTGGACGAGCACTTCCATGTCGTCGAAATCGGCGACGAAGAAGTGGGCCTGCGCCTTGAGCAAGGCTCGCTGGCGGAGATCCTGCCGCCGGGCAGCCGCGGCCTGTATTGGAAAGACGCGGCGGCGCTGGAAGTGCGCAAAGCCGATTTGCGCCAGGGCTGCGAAGTGGCGGCCGAATGGCTGCCGCGCTTGACCCAGGGCAGCCTGCGCGGCAACCCGGTGGCCGGCTTGGCTGGCGTGCTGAACGTGCAGGTGCCGGCCTGGCATTGCGGCGTGCTGCGGGTGGACGGCGACGCGCCGCGCCTGCTGCAGCCGGGACGCTACGGTTTCTGGCGCTTCAATCGCGAGCTGGAGGTGGATCTGGTCGATACCCGCTTGCAGCCGCTGGAAGTGAGCGGGCAGGAAATCCTGACCCGCGACAAGGTAGGCCTGCGCATCAATCTGGCGGCCAACTGGCGCTACGCCGACGTGGCGCTGGCCTTCGCCAAGCTGGCCAAGCCGGCCGACCATGTCTACCGCGAGCTGCAGTTCGGCCTGCGGGCGGCGGTGGGCGAGCGCACGCTGGACCAGTTGCTGGAGGACAAAAAGCAATTGGACGAGGTGGTGCTGGCGCACATGCAGGACAAGCTGGCCGGATTCGGCGTGGAAGTGAGCAGCCTGGGCGTCAAGGACGTGGTGCTGCCGGGCGACATGAAGCAGTTGCTGGCGCAGGTGGTGGAGGCGGAGAAGGCGGCGCAGGCCAATGTGATCCGCCGCCGCGAGGAAACCGGCGCCACCCGTTCCCTGCTGAACACGGCCAAGGTGATGGAAGACAACCCGACCGCCTTGCGCTTGAAGGAGCTGGAGACGCTGGAGCGCCTGGCGGAGCGCATAGACAAGATTTCCGTATTCGGCGGCTTGGACCAGCTGCTGAACGGATTGGTGAAGATCAAGGCATGA